GCTCACCCCACGCTGGAGAACTTTGCCGAGATGTGGACGGGGGTCGTGCCCGTCCGCACCTACTTCGCCAACTCTGTCGTGACATCCAGTTTGACATGCGGGCTCACGATCGTGGTCTCCGTGCTCGCCGCCTACGCGTTCTCCAGGATGAAATTCCGATACAAGGAACCGCTCCAGCTGAGCCTGCTCCTGGCTCAAATGTTCCCGTTCATCGTCCTGTTGATCCCCTTGTACCTCATCTTTCTGAAGTCGCATCTCCTGAACACGCACCTCGGGCTCGTCCTGGCGTTCGCCTCTACGGCGATCCCGGTGGGCGTGTGGTTCATGAAAGGCTTCATGGACTCGGTGCCACAGGAGCTCGACGATGCTGCTCGGATCGACGGGTGCACCGAGATCCGGTTGCTGCGTGATGTGTTGCTGCCGCTGATGCTCCCGGGCATCATTGCCGTCGGCGTATTTGCCTTCCTGGACGCGTGGAACAACCTCTTCTTCCCGTTGGCCCTAGTCACGAACCCAAACGGCAGAACGCTTCCGCCGGGGCTGCTGTTCGCGGTCGACAGCCGGTATCGAGAAGACTGGGGCG
The bacterium genome window above contains:
- a CDS encoding carbohydrate ABC transporter permease, which gives rise to MTGRRRWSIGTAARMIFMAFALIWTLFPVYWMAVTAFKTTLEIFSLRLQLLPAHPTLENFAEMWTGVVPVRTYFANSVVTSSLTCGLTIVVSVLAAYAFSRMKFRYKEPLQLSLLLAQMFPFIVLLIPLYLIFLKSHLLNTHLGLVLAFASTAIPVGVWFMKGFMDSVPQELDDAARIDGCTEIRLLRDVLLPLMLPGIIAVGVFAFLDAWNNLFFPLALVTNPNGRTLPPGLLFAVDSRYREDWGGLMAASILASLPPVLGFVAIQRWLISGLGAGALKG